A genome region from Nocardia sp. NBC_00565 includes the following:
- the mftA gene encoding mycofactocin precursor MftA (Mycofactocin is a small molecule electron carrier derived from the final two amino acids, Val-Tyr, of MftA, the mycofactocin precursor. It plays a role in redox homeostasis and the metabolism of alcohols and aldehydes in Actinobacteria, including Mycobacterium tuberculosis.): protein MEETPLVEETLIEEVSIDGMCGVY, encoded by the coding sequence ATCGAGGAGACGCCGCTGGTCGAGGAGACCCTCATCGAAGAGGTGTCCATCGACGGTATGTGCGGCGTCTACTGA
- the mftR2 gene encoding mycofactocin system transcriptional regulator MftR2: MRNHAGPGSAANRTLSESEIVEAALRVVREDGVEKLSMRRLSRELGVSPMAPYYYVADKRELLDLVASAALTGVRKPPSDSGPWQHRLRDLIDQIDDKLRKHPGLGDVLIEQMLGKQLDLIAAVMEILFEAGFNDRNVLAGYATIHTYLFGRRRVNPRDVSPLSEVALPESVARATKYIADLRGKYAYDFGMEVLIAGLEAQLVRQPDADVR, translated from the coding sequence TTGCGTAACCACGCAGGGCCGGGGAGCGCCGCAAATCGAACACTGTCGGAGTCCGAGATCGTGGAGGCCGCCCTGCGGGTGGTCCGCGAGGACGGCGTGGAGAAACTGTCGATGCGACGACTCTCCCGCGAACTCGGGGTTTCCCCGATGGCGCCGTACTACTACGTCGCCGACAAACGTGAGCTGCTCGATCTCGTCGCCAGCGCGGCACTGACCGGAGTTCGCAAGCCGCCGTCCGATTCCGGACCGTGGCAGCATCGGCTACGCGATCTGATCGACCAGATCGACGACAAACTGCGCAAGCATCCCGGCCTGGGCGATGTGCTGATCGAGCAGATGCTCGGCAAACAGCTCGACCTGATCGCCGCGGTGATGGAGATCCTGTTCGAGGCGGGTTTCAATGACCGCAATGTGCTCGCCGGGTACGCGACGATCCACACTTACCTGTTCGGCCGCCGCCGGGTGAATCCGCGCGACGTCTCACCGCTGTCGGAGGTCGCGCTGCCGGAGTCGGTCGCGCGAGCCACCAAGTACATCGCGGACCTGCGCGGGAAGTACGCCTACGACTTCGGCATGGAGGTGCTGATCGCCGGTCTGGAGGCCCAGCTTGTCCGTCAGCCGGATGCCGACGTACGATGA
- a CDS encoding glutamate racemase, with the protein MIVALIDSGLGLLTTAAWLRKLRPDVDLLLQLDPDGAPWGPKPEQWVIDRVVDAARTSVRLGAEVVVLPCNTASVTALDQVRAEVGPAIPVIGTVPAIKPAAAVCASVAVWATAATTASRYQADLIARFGGDAKVVGVACHGLADAIDSGDLVAARDSIARAVERTPDDVEGVVLGCTHYPLVVDAIVAALPDGVRLFDSAQAVAAQTIRRMDALGRPTTGNGEVRVRNSGRPGELPAGAAAFESGRILGAQE; encoded by the coding sequence GTGATCGTCGCGCTCATTGATTCCGGACTGGGGTTGCTGACCACAGCCGCATGGCTACGTAAGCTGCGGCCCGATGTGGATCTGCTGCTGCAACTGGATCCGGATGGCGCGCCGTGGGGGCCCAAACCCGAGCAGTGGGTGATCGACCGGGTGGTCGACGCGGCCCGCACCTCCGTTCGGCTGGGCGCAGAGGTGGTCGTGCTGCCGTGCAATACGGCCAGTGTCACCGCGCTGGATCAGGTGCGCGCGGAGGTCGGCCCCGCGATTCCGGTGATCGGCACCGTGCCCGCGATCAAACCGGCTGCGGCGGTGTGCGCTTCGGTGGCGGTATGGGCGACCGCGGCGACCACGGCGAGCCGGTACCAGGCGGATCTGATCGCCCGCTTCGGCGGCGATGCGAAGGTGGTCGGCGTCGCCTGTCACGGTCTGGCGGATGCGATCGACAGTGGTGATCTGGTCGCGGCCCGCGATTCGATCGCCCGCGCGGTCGAGCGGACTCCCGACGATGTCGAGGGTGTGGTGCTCGGCTGCACCCACTATCCGCTTGTCGTGGATGCCATCGTCGCCGCGCTGCCCGATGGCGTCCGGCTCTTCGACAGTGCGCAAGCCGTTGCGGCGCAGACGATTCGGCGGATGGACGCGCTGGGCCGGCCGACAACCGGCAATGGCGAAGTGCGGGTGCGCAACAGTGGTCGGCCGGGGGAGTTGCCCGCCGGCGCCGCGGCTTTCGAGTCCGGGCGGATTCTCGGCGCGCAGGAGTAG
- a CDS encoding ferredoxin--NADP reductase: MTIVEVPHGSRSVVLRVCAVIAETADTCSLVFDVPDELSERFRYQPGQFLTLRIPSDLTGSVARCYSLASSPYTDDRPKVTVKRTAGGYGSNWVCDNVKPGDQIEVLPPSGVFTPKDLDDNLLLFGAGSGITPVMSILKSALARGNGRIVLVYANRDHKSVIFAGELRELTEKHPQRLTVIHWLEHLQGLPTADGLATLVAPYASYDAFMCGPKPFMDRVHDALAQLDVPRSRTHAETFNSLAGDPFADQAPVEVSDADAADAATVEVELDGEVHELKWPRKQTLVDIMLSKGLDVPYSCQEGECGSCACTVLEGKVEMANAEILDPEDIENGYILGCQARPVTDHLRIQF; encoded by the coding sequence ATGACAATCGTCGAGGTTCCACACGGTTCGCGCTCGGTCGTGCTGCGGGTCTGCGCGGTCATCGCCGAGACAGCGGACACCTGTTCGCTGGTCTTCGACGTGCCCGACGAACTAAGTGAACGTTTCCGCTACCAGCCCGGCCAGTTCCTCACCCTGCGCATCCCGAGCGACCTGACCGGCTCGGTGGCGCGGTGCTACTCGCTGGCCAGTTCCCCCTACACCGACGACCGGCCCAAGGTGACCGTCAAGCGCACCGCGGGCGGCTACGGGTCGAACTGGGTGTGCGATAACGTCAAACCGGGCGACCAGATCGAAGTGCTGCCGCCCTCGGGCGTTTTCACGCCGAAGGATCTCGACGACAATCTGCTGCTGTTCGGCGCGGGCAGCGGCATCACGCCGGTGATGTCGATCCTGAAGTCGGCGCTGGCCCGCGGCAACGGCCGAATCGTGTTGGTATACGCCAATCGCGACCACAAATCGGTGATCTTCGCCGGTGAGCTGCGCGAGTTGACCGAGAAGCATCCGCAGCGGCTGACCGTGATCCACTGGCTGGAGCATCTGCAGGGTCTGCCGACCGCCGATGGCCTGGCCACGCTGGTCGCACCGTACGCGAGCTACGACGCCTTCATGTGCGGGCCGAAGCCTTTCATGGACCGGGTGCACGACGCGCTCGCCCAGCTGGATGTGCCGCGCTCGCGCACCCATGCCGAGACGTTCAATTCCCTTGCGGGAGACCCGTTCGCGGACCAGGCCCCGGTCGAGGTGAGCGATGCGGACGCCGCCGACGCGGCCACCGTCGAGGTCGAACTCGACGGCGAGGTGCACGAACTGAAGTGGCCGCGCAAACAGACCCTGGTCGACATCATGCTGTCGAAGGGGCTCGATGTGCCGTACTCCTGCCAGGAGGGCGAATGCGGTTCCTGCGCGTGCACGGTGCTCGAGGGCAAGGTCGAGATGGCGAATGCCGAGATCCTCGATCCGGAGGATATCGAGAACGGCTACATCCTCGGCTGCCAGGCGCGTCCGGTCACCGATCACCTGCGCATCCAATTCTGA
- the mftG gene encoding mycofactocin dehydrogenase MftG, translated as MVDTLIIGGGTAGCVLAARLSADPSHTVRLLEAGPVWTDAAERPADLLDANRMPIDPESPWLWRYPVTLADGAGVVGNIVRGKVIGGSGAINGGYFVRATAADFTAWSKELDGSTTWSFDSVLPAYRRLERDFDYGDRPGHGTTGPIPVRRTAAPTPLSLEFASACTALGFPLIPDLNTLPGTAPADGFGPVPCNIEHGMRVDTGSAYLMPALARPNLTVTGAMLVTRIRFRGTRAIGVDYLHEGKPGTVDADRIVLCAGAIESAALLLRSGIGDPEQLRALDIPVRHPAPVGAWFSDHPEIGIDYRFDRGMPDSVPLEYVLEIDDVEIRPYAVSFTPYTHRLGVALMRPRSEGVLRLRSADPVVAPHIDYRYLSAAADRIRLREAVTSALAILREIPMAYAPDSIPEPAEGWLRANLATSQHLSGTCRMGGAHDERAVVDEWCRVHGTTGLSVVDLSVVPVPLSRGPQATAMLIAERAAEHLT; from the coding sequence ATGGTCGACACGCTGATCATCGGTGGTGGCACGGCGGGCTGCGTGCTCGCGGCGCGGCTTAGTGCGGACCCGTCCCATACCGTGCGTCTGCTGGAGGCGGGGCCGGTGTGGACCGACGCGGCCGAGCGGCCCGCGGACCTGCTCGACGCGAACCGGATGCCGATCGATCCCGAATCGCCGTGGCTCTGGCGTTATCCCGTCACCCTGGCCGATGGCGCCGGTGTGGTCGGGAATATCGTGCGCGGCAAGGTGATCGGCGGATCCGGCGCGATCAACGGCGGCTACTTCGTACGCGCGACGGCAGCGGATTTCACGGCGTGGAGCAAGGAACTCGACGGATCCACGACCTGGTCCTTCGATTCGGTCCTGCCCGCCTATCGCCGGCTCGAGCGCGACTTCGACTACGGCGACCGGCCCGGGCACGGTACGACCGGACCGATACCGGTGCGTCGCACGGCCGCGCCGACACCGCTGAGCCTCGAATTCGCCTCGGCCTGTACGGCACTCGGCTTTCCTTTGATACCCGACTTGAACACGCTGCCCGGCACCGCCCCGGCCGATGGCTTCGGACCCGTGCCGTGCAATATCGAGCACGGCATGCGCGTCGATACCGGCTCGGCCTATCTGATGCCCGCGCTCGCGCGGCCGAATCTCACCGTCACCGGCGCGATGCTGGTCACCCGCATCCGTTTTCGCGGCACGCGCGCCATCGGCGTGGACTACCTGCACGAGGGCAAACCGGGCACCGTCGACGCCGATCGCATCGTGCTGTGCGCTGGTGCCATCGAATCCGCGGCATTGCTGCTGCGTTCCGGTATCGGCGATCCGGAACAGCTGCGGGCCCTGGATATTCCGGTGCGCCACCCCGCGCCCGTCGGGGCGTGGTTCAGTGATCACCCCGAGATCGGCATCGACTATCGCTTCGATCGCGGCATGCCCGACAGCGTGCCACTGGAATATGTGCTGGAAATCGACGATGTCGAAATCCGTCCGTACGCCGTATCGTTTACCCCGTATACCCATCGTTTGGGCGTGGCGCTGATGCGCCCGCGGTCCGAAGGCGTCCTCCGATTGCGTTCCGCCGATCCCGTTGTCGCACCGCACATCGATTACCGCTACTTATCGGCGGCCGCCGATCGGATTCGATTGCGGGAAGCGGTTACCTCGGCGCTGGCGATATTGCGCGAAATCCCGATGGCGTACGCACCGGATTCGATACCGGAACCGGCCGAGGGCTGGCTGCGTGCGAATCTGGCCACCTCGCAACATCTGTCGGGCACCTGCCGAATGGGCGGTGCGCACGATGAGCGTGCGGTGGTCGATGAGTGGTGCCGAGTGCACGGAACGACCGGGTTGTCCGTGGTGGATCTCTCGGTCGTCCCGGTACCACTGAGTCGCGGTCCGCAGGCGACGGCGATGCTGATCGCCGAGCGCGCCGCCGAACACCTCACCTAA
- the mftF gene encoding mycofactocin biosynthesis glycosyltransferase MftF (Members of this protein family, MftF, are glycosyltransferases, members of PF00535 (glycosyl transferase family 2). The encoding gene is found as part of the mycofactocin cassette, in Mycobacterium tuberculosis, many other Actinobacteria, and occasional members of other lineages. Mycofactocin itself, a putative redox carrier, is a heavily modified derivative of the C-terminal Val-Tyr dipeptide of the mycofactocin precursor MftA (TIGR03969).), translating into MRHDRLPDGFGVRIDPRVRAYSGGRILIGGSPARLLRLAPEAAEMIGDGYLEVTGPKSAVVARRLLDSGVGNPRPRLLPSLDDVTVIVPLYNNADGLARLLAALRGHNVIVVDDGSDQPVRIPRNRGTRCRVTVLRHDHRQGPAAARNAGLQAATTDYVAFLDSDVVPRSGWLEVMLGHFSDPEVALVAPRIVALDPETNALARYEHTRSSLDLGRRESAVQSRGLVSYVPSAALLVRRRALLAQGGFDESMQVAEDVDLCWRLEQAGWRLRYEPAAHVAHDHRISFSAWFGRKLFYGTGAAPLGERHAGMVTPLSVPFWTVVATMLFATLTKWGLVGGLITLVTALARLRRVFTGLDNPTRIAAIYLARGYFAGIWRLASAMCRHYWPVTMLAMILSRRVRRIAVTMAVADGLADWFTHRDAGGLDPFRYVAYKRMDDIAYGTGLWLGAFRARSLESLKPSTPRS; encoded by the coding sequence ATGCGCCATGATCGCCTGCCCGACGGATTCGGGGTGCGGATCGATCCACGGGTACGCGCATACTCCGGGGGACGCATCCTGATCGGGGGTTCGCCCGCCAGGTTGCTGCGACTTGCCCCGGAGGCTGCCGAGATGATCGGCGACGGGTACCTCGAGGTCACCGGCCCGAAGTCGGCGGTCGTTGCCAGACGGCTGCTCGACTCCGGTGTCGGTAATCCGCGTCCCCGGTTGCTGCCGTCCCTGGACGATGTGACCGTGATCGTGCCTCTGTACAACAACGCCGACGGCCTCGCCCGACTACTCGCGGCCCTGCGCGGACACAATGTGATCGTCGTCGACGACGGTTCGGATCAGCCGGTGCGGATCCCGCGCAACCGCGGCACCCGCTGCCGGGTGACCGTGCTGCGCCACGACCACCGACAGGGCCCGGCGGCCGCGCGCAATGCCGGATTGCAGGCCGCGACAACCGACTACGTCGCCTTCCTGGACTCCGATGTGGTGCCGCGCAGCGGCTGGCTCGAGGTGATGCTCGGGCACTTCAGCGATCCGGAGGTCGCACTGGTCGCGCCGCGGATCGTCGCGCTGGACCCGGAGACGAACGCGCTCGCACGCTACGAACACACGCGCTCCTCGCTCGATCTCGGCCGCCGCGAATCGGCCGTGCAGTCGCGCGGGCTGGTCTCGTATGTGCCGAGTGCCGCGCTGCTGGTGCGCCGCCGGGCGCTGCTGGCCCAGGGCGGGTTCGACGAGTCCATGCAGGTGGCCGAGGACGTCGACCTGTGCTGGCGGCTGGAGCAGGCGGGCTGGCGGCTGCGCTATGAGCCCGCGGCCCATGTCGCCCATGATCATCGAATCTCGTTCAGCGCCTGGTTCGGTCGCAAGCTGTTCTACGGCACCGGCGCCGCACCGCTCGGCGAGCGGCATGCGGGCATGGTGACGCCGCTGTCGGTGCCGTTCTGGACGGTGGTGGCGACCATGCTGTTCGCCACGCTGACGAAGTGGGGACTGGTCGGCGGACTCATCACCCTGGTCACCGCGCTGGCCCGACTACGCCGGGTGTTCACTGGGTTGGACAACCCGACTCGGATCGCCGCGATCTATCTGGCGCGTGGCTATTTCGCAGGTATCTGGCGACTGGCCTCGGCGATGTGCCGACACTATTGGCCGGTCACCATGTTGGCGATGATTCTGTCCCGGCGGGTCCGGCGCATCGCGGTCACCATGGCGGTGGCGGATGGGCTGGCCGACTGGTTCACCCACCGCGATGCGGGCGGGCTGGACCCGTTCCGCTACGTGGCCTACAAGCGGATGGACGATATCGCCTACGGAACCGGCTTGTGGCTCGGCGCATTCCGCGCGCGCAGCCTGGAATCGCTCAAGCCGAGTACGCCCCGGAGCTGA
- a CDS encoding DNA alkylation repair protein encodes MAEVLPTAAAVRAALAEVADRADAIHLQRFFKTGPSEYGEGDVFIGVRVPVTRSIAKRFAALPLDEIDMLLDSAVHEDRLAALIILNARFDKATKPRTLDLDGQAAMVQLYLAAVRRGRVNNWDLVDVSAENIIGPWLLDRPRELLFELARADSLWERRVALLSTFAFIKAGDASSTFELCERLLDDRRDLIQKALGWMLREVGKRVDERLLTGFLDKHAARMGRTALSYATERLDPAVRVHYREL; translated from the coding sequence ATGGCCGAGGTGCTGCCGACCGCCGCCGCGGTCCGAGCGGCATTGGCCGAGGTTGCCGACCGGGCCGATGCCATCCATCTGCAACGGTTCTTCAAAACCGGCCCCAGCGAATACGGCGAGGGTGACGTATTCATCGGTGTACGAGTGCCGGTGACCCGATCGATCGCGAAACGCTTTGCGGCACTTCCACTCGACGAGATCGACATGCTGCTGGACAGTGCCGTGCACGAGGATCGGCTGGCCGCGCTGATCATTCTCAACGCCAGATTCGACAAGGCGACCAAACCGCGCACCCTCGATCTCGACGGCCAGGCGGCGATGGTGCAGCTCTATCTCGCCGCGGTGCGCCGGGGCCGGGTGAACAACTGGGATCTGGTCGACGTGTCCGCCGAGAACATCATCGGCCCGTGGCTGCTCGACCGTCCGCGCGAGCTGCTCTTCGAACTGGCGCGCGCGGATTCCCTATGGGAGCGCCGGGTGGCGCTGCTGTCCACCTTCGCGTTCATCAAGGCCGGCGATGCGTCGAGCACCTTCGAACTCTGCGAACGACTCCTCGACGACCGGCGCGATCTGATCCAGAAGGCGCTCGGCTGGATGCTGCGCGAGGTCGGCAAGCGCGTCGACGAGCGACTACTCACCGGATTCCTGGACAAGCACGCCGCCCGAATGGGGCGCACCGCACTGAGTTACGCGACCGAGCGGCTCGATCCCGCTGTCCGCGTGCACTATCGCGAGCTCTGA
- the mftC gene encoding mycofactocin radical SAM maturase (MftC is a radical SAM/SPASM enzyme that catalyzes the first two steps in biosynthesis of the electron carrier mycofactocin from the terminal Val-Tyr dipeptide of the precursor peptide MftA.) has translation MLDLDTRWELHPRVALRPESFGALLYHFGTRKLSFLKSPRILEIVRSLPAHVSARAALHAAGVSDDLAGQYVRALDQLADSDMIREAAPGSAPKPALAPQALAGPASAATAGGRLIDKFETGLAAPICLTWELTYACNLSCVHCLSSSGRRDPRELSTEQCKALIDEFERMQIFYVNIGGGEPTVRPDFWELVDYATAHHVGVKFSTNGVRITPEVAARLAASDYVDVQISLDGADAEVNDAVRGPGSYDMAIRALENLAAAGFRDAKLSVVATRHNIAQLDEFKAIADKYGATLRLTRLRPSGRGADVWDELHPLPEQQRVLYDWLVRNGDGVLTGDSFFHLSAFGQALPGLNMCGAGRVVCLVDPLGDVYACPFAIHEKFLAGNVVADGGFRNVWQESELFAELREPSGGGACSGCAHYDSCRGGCMAAKFFTGLPADGPDPECVQGYGEAALADVGRMIPRSSVDHSRRSAPSRSGSRKSGPIPLTLSVSRAAADRLSPERRPARACDESPLT, from the coding sequence ATGCTCGATCTCGATACCCGATGGGAGCTGCATCCGCGGGTGGCGCTGCGGCCGGAGTCGTTCGGCGCGCTGCTCTACCACTTCGGTACGCGCAAGCTCTCCTTTCTGAAGAGTCCACGGATCCTCGAGATCGTGCGATCGCTGCCCGCGCACGTCTCGGCACGCGCGGCGCTGCATGCGGCGGGCGTCTCGGATGACCTTGCCGGACAATATGTTCGGGCACTGGATCAACTGGCCGACTCCGACATGATCAGGGAGGCCGCGCCGGGTAGTGCTCCGAAACCGGCACTCGCGCCGCAGGCACTCGCCGGTCCGGCATCGGCGGCGACCGCCGGTGGGCGACTGATCGATAAGTTCGAAACCGGTCTGGCCGCGCCGATTTGCCTGACCTGGGAGCTGACCTACGCCTGCAACCTGTCGTGTGTGCACTGCCTGTCCTCCTCGGGCCGGCGCGATCCGCGTGAGCTGAGCACCGAGCAGTGCAAGGCGCTGATCGACGAGTTCGAGCGCATGCAGATCTTCTATGTGAACATCGGCGGCGGCGAACCCACTGTGCGCCCGGACTTCTGGGAGCTGGTCGACTACGCGACCGCACACCATGTCGGAGTGAAGTTCTCCACCAACGGAGTTCGCATCACGCCCGAGGTCGCCGCGCGGTTGGCCGCCAGTGACTACGTGGATGTGCAGATTTCGTTGGACGGCGCGGACGCCGAGGTCAACGACGCGGTGCGCGGACCGGGTTCCTATGACATGGCGATCAGGGCGCTGGAGAATCTGGCGGCGGCCGGATTCCGGGACGCGAAGCTGTCGGTGGTCGCGACTCGGCACAACATCGCCCAGCTCGACGAATTCAAGGCGATCGCCGACAAGTACGGCGCCACATTGCGTTTGACCCGCCTGCGGCCCTCGGGGCGCGGCGCGGATGTCTGGGACGAGCTGCATCCGCTCCCGGAGCAGCAACGGGTGCTCTATGACTGGTTGGTGCGCAATGGCGATGGCGTGCTCACCGGTGACTCGTTCTTCCATCTGTCCGCCTTCGGCCAGGCGCTGCCCGGGCTGAACATGTGCGGCGCTGGCCGGGTGGTCTGCCTGGTGGATCCGCTCGGCGATGTGTACGCCTGCCCGTTCGCCATCCACGAGAAGTTCCTCGCCGGAAATGTGGTGGCGGATGGTGGTTTCCGCAACGTCTGGCAGGAATCGGAGCTCTTTGCGGAGCTGCGTGAGCCGAGCGGCGGCGGCGCGTGCTCCGGCTGCGCTCACTACGACTCCTGCCGCGGCGGCTGCATGGCGGCGAAGTTCTTCACCGGCCTGCCCGCCGACGGACCGGACCCGGAGTGCGTGCAGGGCTATGGCGAGGCGGCGCTGGCCGATGTCGGGCGGATGATCCCGCGCTCGTCGGTCGACCACTCGCGCCGGAGCGCGCCGAGCCGATCCGGATCGCGTAAGTCGGGTCCGATTCCGCTGACACTGTCGGTATCTCGCGCCGCGGCGGACCGGCTGTCCCCGGAGCGGCGGCCCGCGCGGGCCTGTGACGAGAGTCCGCTGACATGA
- a CDS encoding GAF domain-containing protein, which yields MVSNLAGGRPPRHGVEPGTQLGALEAYAAQAHGYLSAGGEQLSQLAGLLRPVVLESWLRSVRGGVDPMDVLDGRGLRGADLQRYRDAHPIATLMPLIDKLLVQDTARTGLIVAVADQFGRALWVHGNPDQVDAAAEIGLRAGDDLSERRIGTNAVGLVVRTGRAAWIHGPEHFIHRMHQITGAAAPVHDPDGRLVGVLMIAGGVRVAKPEILALVKATSTAAEMDLLLTAMRAGQHGSVGRAVAYDSTTGEIAAARLGLDVLGLGQPLLTIAGDRVPLSQRHAEILLLLAEHPEGLGADHLALLLDDTDLDNGTIRAAMSRLRAVVGPSVFGSRPYRLRVHVVTDIEALRAALDSGDIDAALRLYAGPVLPRSTAPGIIDMRDELRVRLRAAVLSSGDSAVLRRWTACAEGRDDAASWAAYRATVDRDSPLYAQIEAKIRVLDRRLGADATRMQRSGS from the coding sequence ATGGTCAGCAATCTTGCAGGTGGGCGGCCCCCACGGCACGGCGTCGAGCCCGGCACGCAACTCGGCGCTCTGGAAGCCTATGCCGCGCAAGCACACGGATATCTTAGTGCGGGTGGCGAGCAGCTGTCGCAGCTTGCCGGTCTGCTGCGTCCGGTCGTGCTCGAATCCTGGTTGCGCAGCGTGCGCGGTGGCGTCGATCCGATGGATGTGCTCGACGGACGCGGCCTGCGCGGCGCGGATCTGCAGCGCTACCGCGACGCGCACCCGATTGCCACCTTGATGCCGCTGATCGACAAATTGCTCGTACAAGACACTGCCAGAACGGGTTTGATCGTCGCGGTGGCCGATCAGTTCGGCCGCGCGCTGTGGGTGCACGGCAATCCCGATCAGGTCGACGCGGCCGCCGAGATCGGTCTGCGCGCGGGCGACGACCTGAGTGAGCGGCGCATCGGCACGAATGCCGTCGGCCTCGTGGTGCGCACCGGCCGGGCCGCGTGGATCCATGGGCCCGAACACTTTATCCACCGGATGCATCAGATCACCGGTGCCGCGGCGCCGGTGCACGATCCGGACGGCAGGTTGGTCGGCGTGCTGATGATCGCCGGCGGCGTACGCGTCGCGAAGCCGGAAATCCTTGCGCTGGTGAAGGCGACATCGACCGCGGCCGAAATGGATCTACTGCTGACCGCCATGCGTGCGGGGCAGCACGGGTCGGTGGGCCGTGCGGTGGCCTACGACAGTACGACGGGGGAAATCGCGGCGGCCCGGTTGGGTCTGGATGTGCTCGGGCTCGGGCAGCCGCTGCTGACCATCGCGGGTGACCGAGTTCCGTTGTCGCAGCGGCACGCTGAGATTCTGCTGCTACTCGCCGAACATCCCGAGGGGCTCGGCGCCGACCATCTCGCACTGCTGCTCGATGACACCGATCTGGACAACGGCACCATCCGCGCCGCCATGTCACGGCTGCGCGCGGTGGTCGGCCCGAGCGTATTCGGTTCGCGTCCTTACCGGTTGCGGGTGCATGTCGTAACGGATATCGAGGCGCTGCGGGCCGCGCTCGACTCCGGTGATATCGATGCCGCATTACGGCTCTATGCCGGTCCGGTGCTGCCGCGCTCGACCGCACCCGGAATTATCGATATGCGCGATGAACTTCGGGTCCGACTGCGTGCCGCGGTGCTCAGTTCCGGGGACAGTGCAGTACTACGCCGGTGGACGGCGTGCGCGGAGGGCCGTGACGACGCGGCCTCTTGGGCCGCGTACCGGGCCACCGTAGATCGTGATTCACCGTTATATGCGCAGATCGAGGCCAAGATTCGAGTGCTCGATCGGCGACTGGGCGCCGATGCAACGCGGATGCAACGTTCGGGCTCATAG